From a single Methylacidiphilum kamchatkense Kam1 genomic region:
- a CDS encoding glycosyltransferase, which produces MVTGSNPVRPKDNLIFLIDLYPPAPLNFNPLPSCRIPPVTNMSSYRILFLGINYWPEKTGISLFNTGRCEFFAARGYKVSMLTAFPYYPLWKISAEYRRKFYLSESHNGVTIYRSFIYVPRNVTTLRRIVHEGSFIVSSFLRALFLRKPDLLFVVSPPLGLGAIAFLLSRLWKIPYIFHVPDLQPDAARDLRMIRSSVFFDILYKLEKFSYDKATKISTLTRTMRAKILSKGIPAEKVVLLPDWADPDLFLLPDKKRLWILRKNTGWKIK; this is translated from the coding sequence TTGGTTACAGGTTCGAATCCTGTCAGACCCAAAGACAACTTGATTTTTCTTATTGACCTTTATCCTCCAGCACCGTTAAACTTTAATCCATTGCCTTCCTGTAGGATTCCTCCTGTAACCAATATGTCTTCCTATCGGATTCTTTTCCTTGGAATTAACTACTGGCCTGAAAAAACAGGCATAAGCCTTTTCAATACGGGACGGTGTGAATTTTTTGCAGCCAGAGGTTACAAAGTTTCCATGCTTACAGCCTTCCCTTATTATCCTTTATGGAAAATATCTGCCGAATATCGGAGAAAGTTTTATCTATCGGAAAGTCATAATGGGGTTACTATATATCGTTCATTTATTTATGTTCCAAGAAATGTAACAACTTTGAGGAGAATTGTCCATGAAGGCTCTTTTATTGTCTCTTCGTTCCTAAGAGCCCTTTTTCTAAGAAAACCAGATCTGCTTTTTGTTGTTTCTCCACCTCTTGGCTTGGGAGCCATCGCATTTCTCTTAAGTCGATTGTGGAAAATCCCTTATATCTTTCATGTGCCAGATCTGCAGCCGGACGCTGCTAGGGATCTTAGAATGATCAGATCCAGTGTTTTTTTCGATATTCTCTATAAATTGGAGAAATTTTCGTATGACAAAGCAACAAAAATTTCGACTTTAACTAGAACCATGCGGGCAAAGATCCTTTCTAAGGGGATACCAGCTGAGAAGGTCGTTCTTCTCCCGGATTGGGCCGATCCAGATCTATTTTTATTGCCTGACAAAAAAAGGCTCTGGATTTTAAGAAAAAATACGGGTTGGAAAATAAAATAA
- a CDS encoding TonB-dependent receptor, with protein MRLFLVDIKYDNDNPLSIMFSGHGPAHYYLGFLALLFLVPHTVCFAASTQQQTVDQPFASLPEVTVSASKLSEVFLPESTSCYATPLPVLDTPRAVSPISQTLMKTAGIGSWGKLDPLSFTYINPAAMVDPSQTGCTSAPDIRGTTGLTFINGMEQTVNMPLQDLPWNLNMVESIDLVEGPPGAVFGSTQPSNGYVNYITKQPYFDRFRGNLWDTTGMYRQYMWGADMGGPVSGTHNKLGYRFSYMGIDSGSYYDLIKDQQQNFYVALGYRPTENYQSDLYLDFGTYSYMLEDVLLNRPTTSLIENGLYYPGFLPPSEVNTGTENNPPASNYLKTALPISRRANVKYPGDLGRAQTAMAQWIQRFQLQDNLQLVNNTFFWYQTHVSSEDEFFFNEAWIGNYEIDNRTELRWIFETAGFKDPIGHFVDTGLEWRYQYALAYDSFSFVVPNGWSVFENPFQRNALFSGNFQALIGNPAGPGGGEWLVPTGPYPLYFEPLNGATGSNLSRYWRISPFWQDNIRLTKTLSIIFGARINLYEVSTETPPGTPAFLFESLTTSQLAPQINISPYWKPYPWLNFYFNFNWQQTTVVAGGGGYSPLFGPSAFHLLNELEELGVKLNLIENQLFLSSDLFIENTYLFNFGLPPTPVNIKGFETSLQYQPSSHFWLKANYLFMNGVENWNGLPTGPPLAQTYSTTVAALLGLPLDNSGSFPPGKYALIAWPEQIVSGMATYQFENGLGISLGALLMSDMFLGYEHQVRIPTQFIPNAQLFYSDKNWELRTAFYNFTNEHYWLPNGFGFTQVRTLNLDTIFPGWPFWVEGTLSYKF; from the coding sequence ATGCGGCTTTTTCTAGTTGACATAAAATATGATAATGATAATCCATTATCAATTATGTTTTCTGGCCATGGTCCAGCTCACTATTATTTGGGTTTTCTTGCTTTGCTCTTCCTAGTTCCCCACACAGTTTGTTTTGCTGCATCCACTCAGCAACAAACAGTTGATCAACCCTTTGCTTCCCTTCCTGAAGTGACCGTGAGCGCTAGCAAACTTTCTGAGGTTTTCCTTCCAGAATCCACCTCTTGTTATGCCACTCCGCTGCCAGTTCTCGATACCCCTAGAGCGGTAAGCCCCATTTCACAGACTTTAATGAAGACGGCAGGCATCGGTTCTTGGGGGAAACTCGATCCTCTCAGTTTTACCTACATCAACCCAGCAGCCATGGTCGACCCTTCACAAACGGGTTGTACTTCTGCTCCAGATATTCGAGGAACCACCGGCCTCACATTTATTAACGGTATGGAACAAACCGTTAACATGCCACTTCAAGATCTACCGTGGAACCTGAACATGGTAGAATCGATCGATCTGGTCGAAGGCCCACCAGGTGCCGTCTTTGGTTCCACTCAGCCTTCTAATGGCTATGTTAATTATATAACAAAACAGCCCTATTTCGATAGGTTCAGGGGTAACTTGTGGGATACCACCGGCATGTATCGCCAATACATGTGGGGAGCTGATATGGGCGGGCCAGTTTCTGGAACCCATAACAAGCTTGGCTACCGCTTCAGCTATATGGGAATCGATAGTGGTAGTTATTATGACCTGATTAAGGATCAACAGCAAAATTTTTACGTGGCCTTGGGCTATAGGCCTACTGAAAATTACCAATCTGATTTGTATCTCGATTTTGGAACCTATAGCTATATGCTAGAAGATGTTCTTTTAAATCGACCCACCACTTCTTTGATCGAAAACGGGCTTTACTATCCAGGATTCCTTCCTCCCTCCGAAGTCAATACAGGTACTGAAAATAATCCTCCAGCTTCGAACTACCTAAAAACGGCTTTACCTATCAGCAGAAGGGCAAATGTCAAATATCCTGGTGATCTAGGAAGGGCACAAACAGCCATGGCGCAATGGATTCAGAGATTTCAACTTCAGGATAATCTCCAGTTAGTTAACAACACCTTCTTTTGGTACCAGACCCATGTTTCTAGTGAAGACGAATTTTTCTTTAATGAAGCTTGGATTGGAAATTATGAAATCGATAACCGCACTGAGCTACGCTGGATTTTTGAAACGGCTGGCTTCAAAGATCCAATCGGACACTTTGTAGATACAGGCTTGGAATGGCGGTATCAGTACGCTCTAGCTTATGACTCTTTTAGTTTTGTGGTTCCTAACGGCTGGAGTGTTTTTGAGAACCCTTTCCAAAGAAATGCTCTTTTTTCAGGAAATTTTCAAGCTTTAATCGGCAACCCTGCTGGTCCTGGAGGTGGAGAATGGCTGGTACCGACAGGTCCCTATCCCCTGTATTTTGAACCTTTAAATGGAGCTACCGGGAGCAATCTCAGCCGGTACTGGAGAATATCTCCATTCTGGCAAGATAATATCCGTTTAACAAAAACCCTTTCGATCATCTTCGGAGCAAGAATAAACCTTTATGAAGTTTCTACTGAAACTCCTCCTGGAACCCCTGCTTTTTTGTTTGAAAGTCTTACTACTTCCCAATTAGCCCCTCAAATCAATATAAGCCCCTACTGGAAACCCTATCCATGGCTAAATTTTTACTTTAATTTCAATTGGCAACAAACTACCGTTGTTGCAGGCGGAGGTGGCTATTCTCCACTATTTGGCCCTTCAGCTTTTCATCTTCTAAACGAGCTGGAAGAATTGGGGGTAAAACTTAATCTGATAGAAAACCAACTTTTCCTCTCCTCAGATCTGTTTATAGAAAATACCTATCTTTTTAATTTTGGATTGCCTCCTACTCCAGTCAATATTAAAGGATTTGAAACCAGTTTACAGTATCAACCATCCTCTCACTTTTGGCTAAAAGCCAACTATCTATTCATGAACGGAGTTGAAAACTGGAATGGGCTACCCACTGGTCCGCCTCTAGCACAAACCTACTCAACGACGGTAGCTGCTCTACTAGGGCTACCTCTGGACAATTCTGGATCTTTCCCACCCGGCAAATATGCATTAATCGCATGGCCTGAGCAGATAGTTTCAGGAATGGCAACTTACCAATTTGAGAATGGCTTGGGGATTAGTCTTGGTGCACTATTGATGAGTGATATGTTTCTAGGATATGAGCATCAAGTAAGAATCCCAACCCAATTTATCCCCAATGCCCAATTGTTTTATTCCGATAAAAACTGGGAACTCAGAACTGCCTTTTACAATTTTACAAATGAACATTATTGGCTTCCAAATGGTTTTGGATTTACCCAAGTCCGAACCCTTAACCTTGATACCATTTTTCCTGGCTGGCCGTTCTGGGTTGAAGGCACTTTATCCTATAAGTTCTGA
- a CDS encoding small ribosomal subunit Rsm22 family protein, with translation MRTELTKDEKEILEKLRNIFLSQEKQTQPYWKSEAELSIYDKVFGERIRWKWQSVLRELSLLDWIPPKSHLIDWGCGSGIAARTFYGWALKNNFQLLSCFFWDYSSLAMRYAQAAFSSECPNIATKELNLSQIPKPFILLLSHVIGELTEKYMDEMLTIAKKAEAILWVEPAKKEYSKKIIELREVLKEKFWVVAPCLHQQKCQMLNQEKNWCHFFASVPRHVFHSSFWSHIQNLLGIDLRSVAYSYLVMDSRKTQMEYGNLFRIIGTVRNYKAYSELLCCSATGELQPKRYLHRYNPWLFKSIKKGGEISTLAKSSGENPPMCVLLEKSQNKSELIG, from the coding sequence ATGAGGACTGAATTGACAAAAGATGAGAAAGAAATTCTTGAGAAACTGAGGAATATTTTTCTTTCTCAAGAGAAACAGACGCAGCCTTATTGGAAGTCTGAAGCAGAGCTAAGCATTTACGATAAAGTTTTTGGAGAGAGGATTCGGTGGAAATGGCAAAGTGTTTTAAGAGAGCTTTCTTTGCTTGACTGGATTCCACCTAAGTCCCATTTGATCGACTGGGGATGTGGATCAGGTATTGCTGCAAGAACCTTTTATGGTTGGGCTCTAAAAAATAATTTTCAGCTATTATCCTGTTTTTTCTGGGATTATTCTTCCTTGGCTATGCGATATGCACAAGCAGCTTTTAGTAGCGAGTGTCCGAATATTGCCACAAAGGAGCTTAATCTGTCGCAGATCCCTAAGCCGTTTATTCTTCTACTCAGTCATGTTATTGGGGAGCTAACTGAAAAATATATGGATGAAATGCTTACTATTGCAAAAAAGGCTGAAGCCATCCTATGGGTTGAACCTGCAAAAAAGGAATATTCAAAGAAAATTATAGAACTGAGAGAAGTGTTAAAAGAAAAATTTTGGGTGGTTGCTCCCTGTCTCCATCAACAAAAATGCCAAATGCTTAATCAAGAAAAGAATTGGTGTCATTTCTTTGCTTCTGTTCCTCGCCATGTCTTTCACAGTTCTTTTTGGAGTCACATTCAAAACCTTTTAGGGATCGACCTTCGTTCAGTGGCTTACTCTTATCTGGTAATGGATTCCAGGAAAACCCAAATGGAATATGGCAATCTTTTTAGAATTATTGGGACAGTGCGTAACTATAAGGCCTACAGTGAGTTACTTTGTTGCTCAGCTACAGGCGAACTTCAGCCAAAGAGATATTTACACCGCTATAATCCCTGGCTATTCAAAAGCATCAAAAAGGGAGGGGAAATTTCTACCTTAGCAAAGAGTAGTGGAGAAAATCCTCCAATGTGTGTCCTTTTGGAAAAATCTCAAAATAAATCAGAACTTATAGGATAA